One Chitinophaga parva DNA segment encodes these proteins:
- a CDS encoding DUF4230 domain-containing protein gives MKWFFYTLCLVVVIVAVFWIGKQFGSKHITEETISNSQIVREIAELGSLEVMGNASIKTSNITDNNDWSDNLKKAFLENTVFVTIPYVAKYGVVIDSSQFHIHLDKKVIRVDLPAPALLSYELKVDKMETANRKGFLLFQDDETYTVVQKKLYQTSRDQLAHNNIYLQQSKDKIRRLLTQYYQPFLKDHTLEVHFADEEGKTGLQ, from the coding sequence ATGAAATGGTTCTTCTACACGCTTTGCCTGGTGGTGGTCATCGTGGCTGTGTTCTGGATAGGAAAGCAATTTGGCAGTAAACATATTACCGAGGAAACGATCTCCAACAGCCAGATCGTGCGGGAGATTGCGGAGCTGGGCAGCCTGGAAGTAATGGGCAATGCCAGCATCAAAACCAGTAACATCACAGACAACAACGACTGGAGTGATAACCTGAAGAAAGCATTCCTGGAAAACACCGTGTTTGTAACCATCCCTTATGTAGCCAAATACGGCGTAGTGATAGATAGCAGCCAGTTTCACATCCACCTTGATAAAAAGGTGATCCGGGTAGACCTCCCTGCCCCCGCCCTGCTCAGCTATGAGCTGAAGGTAGACAAGATGGAAACCGCTAACCGTAAGGGTTTCCTGCTTTTCCAGGATGATGAGACCTACACCGTGGTGCAGAAAAAATTGTATCAAACCTCCCGCGACCAGCTGGCGCATAACAACATTTACCTGCAGCAATCCAAAGACAAGATCCGCCGCCTGCTTACACAGTACTACCAACCTTTTTTAAAAGATCATACGCTGGAAGTGCACTTTGCAGATGAAGAAGGGAAAACCGGGCTGCAATAA
- a CDS encoding cupin domain-containing protein: MERSMFTHNAAYWRKHLKLESHVEGGAFRETYRSALQLPQSSLPGTFKGDRAASTGIYFLLESGQFSAFHRIAADEMWHFYDGSTLSIYEITPLGTLLHHRLGRDLEAGEQLQLVIPAGSWFASRTTAPETFALVGCTVAPGFDFADFELADRASLQAAYPQHAALIAQLTYA, translated from the coding sequence ATGGAACGGAGCATGTTCACGCACAATGCCGCCTACTGGCGCAAGCACCTGAAACTGGAATCGCACGTGGAAGGAGGCGCTTTCCGCGAAACCTACCGCAGCGCCCTGCAACTGCCGCAAAGCAGCCTTCCCGGCACCTTTAAGGGCGACCGTGCGGCCAGCACCGGCATTTATTTCCTGCTGGAGAGCGGGCAGTTCTCCGCCTTTCACCGCATTGCGGCGGATGAGATGTGGCATTTTTACGATGGCTCAACGTTAAGTATATACGAAATTACCCCGCTGGGCACTTTGCTGCATCACCGCCTGGGCCGCGACCTGGAAGCCGGTGAGCAACTGCAACTGGTGATCCCCGCCGGCAGCTGGTTTGCATCACGTACCACAGCCCCGGAAACCTTTGCCCTGGTGGGTTGTACCGTAGCCCCCGGCTTTGACTTTGCAGATTTTGAACTGGCAGACCGCGCCAGCCTGCAGGCGGCATACCCGCAACACGCAGCCCTCATTGCTCAACTTACTTACGCCTGA
- a CDS encoding helix-turn-helix domain-containing protein, whose product MNFHIYRPAASLNPFVKHYYYWQESVSGAVQVPQHLFALGDQYLIFIQEGSLSCTPAGHATFVLPQACILGHFTGAHQLHANGPVKLVAVQLNAYGSRKLLGLNMGTLTNYCRDLTKLDNNIWCQLQEQLASLPMPQYLYECLNTGLGKAMEQQHALKQVDQMADYMIRENGNVSMGKLAELFQQSRHTLERRFMEVIGLPPMLYARILRFKHAMKALQQMERTQWQTALERSGYADAATFVRDFLSFNGQPGHYFTHETESTAPVKNIVNMLMEQQQVAVA is encoded by the coding sequence ATGAACTTTCATATTTACCGTCCCGCAGCCAGCTTGAACCCTTTTGTTAAGCACTATTATTACTGGCAGGAAAGTGTATCCGGAGCAGTGCAGGTACCGCAACACCTGTTTGCCCTGGGGGATCAGTACCTCATTTTTATCCAGGAAGGAAGCCTTTCCTGCACACCGGCCGGCCACGCCACTTTTGTGCTGCCCCAGGCCTGCATCCTGGGCCACTTTACCGGCGCCCACCAATTGCATGCAAACGGCCCGGTAAAACTGGTAGCTGTGCAGCTCAATGCTTATGGCAGCCGCAAGCTGCTCGGGCTGAATATGGGTACCCTCACCAACTACTGCCGCGACCTTACCAAACTTGATAATAACATCTGGTGCCAGCTGCAGGAGCAACTGGCCAGCCTGCCCATGCCCCAATACCTGTATGAGTGCCTGAACACGGGCCTGGGTAAAGCCATGGAGCAGCAGCACGCACTCAAACAAGTGGACCAGATGGCTGATTACATGATCAGAGAAAATGGCAATGTTAGCATGGGCAAACTGGCGGAACTGTTCCAGCAAAGCCGCCACACCCTGGAGCGCCGTTTCATGGAAGTGATAGGCCTGCCGCCCATGTTGTACGCACGTATCCTGCGTTTTAAACATGCCATGAAAGCCCTGCAGCAGATGGAACGCACGCAGTGGCAAACCGCCCTGGAAAGAAGCGGTTACGCGGATGCCGCCACATTTGTGCGCGACTTCCTCTCCTTTAACGGCCAGCCGGGCCACTACTTTACCCATGAAACGGAAAGCACTGCCCCGGTAAAGAACATTGTGAACATGCTGATGGAACAACAGCAGGTAGCCGTTGCCTAA
- a CDS encoding alpha/beta hydrolase family protein codes for MLLKNILFAAACLLPLVSHAQQPSKKPLDHNVYDAWQSIGAKAISNNGQWVVYNITPQEGDATLVVYDRKTGQQREVARATGALITQDSRYVAFTIKPAFRDVRQARIKKTKPADMPKDTLGIIALGDTGMLRFPNVKSFKAPAKGNGYLAMLLEKPKPDTGHKKIDRSKAIMNDLAEDPDDDGKQPEGSNDQGLLLVRNLHSGTQDTLQDVVDYTFSKPGNALLAVCKGGNKDSLVRNVVVWQTAPRKALVLSHGVTNAKQLTFDENGQQVAFVAERDSAKALQHFYSLYYYLPGQDSASVVVNRNTADMPAHWNVSENGTVFFSRNGSRIFLGTAPIAPPKDTTIVDFEVAKVDIWNYQDDYLQPVQLKNLQQELKRTYLAVYHLSNRSFAQLGDKTLETVLLTDENNSEYALGYTDAGQRIASQWTGRTLKTAYLENIHNGQRKLIRKDLDGQFYYSPTGQYVIWYSLPDKHWFSYHTATGAVVNMTAHLPTSMADEEDDHPDLPGEYGFAGWSAGDKYWYVYDRYDIWKVDPAGREAPEMLTAGAGRAQKLRYRNVRLDAEERFFSPKQTLVLETFDETSKENGFAAVKLNAPKAPETLVLSPNTYLGLAKAKDADAYIYLKASYEASPDVYAGKTIAAATKLSAINPQQLQYNWGTAALYKWTTFSGKPAEGILYKPENFDSTRHYPVIIYFYEKLSDGLYAYQPPAPTPSRLNISFFVSRGYLVFAPDIRYEDGHPGRSAYDYIVSGARSLATHAWADSTNMAIQGQSWGGYQVAYLVTATHLFKCAWAGAPVANMTSAYGGIRWESGMNRQFQYEHGQSRLGASIWDKPELYLENSPLFHLPNVTTPLMIMSNDADGAVPWYQGIELFTAMRRLGKPVWLLNYNGEAHNLVQRQNRKDIQRREQQFFDHFLKGAPAPQWLDKGVPATEKGSNWGFDVK; via the coding sequence GTGCTTTTGAAAAATATACTGTTTGCCGCAGCCTGCCTGCTGCCGCTTGTTTCCCATGCCCAGCAACCTTCCAAAAAGCCGCTGGATCACAACGTGTATGACGCCTGGCAAAGCATCGGCGCCAAAGCTATTTCCAATAACGGCCAGTGGGTGGTATACAACATCACCCCGCAGGAGGGCGATGCCACCCTGGTGGTCTATGACCGTAAAACCGGCCAGCAGCGCGAGGTAGCGCGGGCCACCGGCGCGCTCATTACCCAGGACTCCCGCTACGTGGCCTTTACCATTAAGCCCGCATTCAGGGACGTGCGCCAGGCCCGTATAAAAAAGACCAAGCCGGCAGATATGCCCAAAGACACCCTGGGCATCATAGCCCTGGGCGATACCGGTATGCTTCGTTTTCCCAACGTAAAATCTTTCAAGGCCCCGGCCAAAGGCAACGGCTACCTGGCCATGCTGCTGGAGAAACCCAAACCTGATACCGGTCATAAAAAAATAGACCGCAGCAAAGCAATCATGAACGACCTGGCGGAAGATCCGGACGATGACGGCAAGCAGCCGGAAGGCAGCAACGACCAGGGCCTGCTGCTGGTGCGCAACCTGCACAGCGGCACCCAGGACACCCTGCAGGATGTGGTAGACTACACATTCAGCAAACCAGGCAATGCCCTGCTGGCCGTGTGCAAAGGCGGGAATAAAGACTCCCTGGTCCGCAACGTGGTGGTGTGGCAAACGGCGCCGCGCAAAGCCCTGGTGCTGAGTCACGGGGTAACCAACGCAAAGCAGCTCACATTTGATGAAAACGGCCAGCAGGTGGCCTTTGTAGCAGAGCGCGACTCTGCCAAAGCCCTCCAGCATTTCTATAGCCTTTACTATTACCTGCCCGGGCAGGACAGCGCCAGCGTGGTGGTGAACAGGAACACGGCCGACATGCCTGCCCACTGGAATGTGAGCGAGAACGGCACGGTGTTTTTCAGCAGGAACGGTTCCCGCATTTTCCTGGGCACCGCTCCCATTGCCCCGCCTAAAGACACCACCATCGTGGATTTTGAAGTGGCCAAGGTGGATATCTGGAACTACCAGGACGACTACCTGCAGCCCGTACAGCTCAAGAACCTGCAGCAGGAGCTAAAGCGTACCTACCTGGCGGTGTACCACCTGTCTAACCGGAGCTTTGCACAACTGGGTGATAAGACGCTGGAAACCGTGCTGCTCACAGATGAAAATAACAGTGAATATGCCCTGGGCTACACCGATGCCGGCCAGCGCATTGCCTCCCAGTGGACCGGCCGTACACTGAAAACGGCTTACCTGGAAAACATCCACAACGGCCAGCGCAAGCTGATCCGCAAGGACCTGGACGGGCAGTTCTATTACTCCCCCACCGGCCAGTACGTGATCTGGTACAGCCTCCCAGACAAGCATTGGTTCAGCTACCATACCGCCACCGGCGCGGTGGTGAACATGACCGCACACCTCCCCACCAGCATGGCGGACGAAGAAGATGATCATCCCGATCTTCCCGGTGAGTACGGCTTTGCCGGCTGGAGCGCGGGCGATAAATACTGGTACGTGTATGACCGGTACGATATCTGGAAGGTAGACCCTGCGGGCAGGGAGGCCCCGGAGATGCTGACCGCCGGCGCCGGCCGCGCCCAAAAGTTGCGCTACCGCAACGTACGCCTGGATGCGGAAGAGCGCTTCTTCTCTCCCAAACAAACCCTGGTGCTGGAAACCTTTGATGAGACCAGCAAGGAAAATGGCTTTGCAGCCGTGAAGCTCAACGCGCCGAAAGCCCCGGAAACACTGGTGCTTTCGCCCAACACTTACCTGGGCCTGGCCAAGGCAAAGGATGCCGATGCCTACATCTACCTGAAGGCGAGCTACGAAGCCTCCCCGGATGTGTATGCCGGCAAGACCATTGCCGCCGCTACAAAACTGAGCGCCATCAATCCCCAGCAATTGCAGTACAACTGGGGCACGGCGGCCTTGTATAAATGGACCACTTTCAGCGGCAAGCCCGCAGAAGGTATTCTCTACAAACCGGAAAACTTTGACAGCACCCGGCACTACCCGGTGATCATTTATTTCTATGAAAAACTCTCTGACGGGCTGTATGCCTATCAGCCACCAGCGCCTACTCCCAGCCGGTTGAATATCTCTTTCTTTGTAAGCCGCGGCTACCTGGTGTTTGCACCAGACATCCGTTACGAGGATGGTCATCCGGGCCGGAGCGCTTACGATTACATTGTGAGCGGTGCCCGCTCGCTGGCTACGCATGCGTGGGCAGACAGTACCAATATGGCCATCCAGGGGCAGAGCTGGGGCGGCTACCAGGTGGCTTACCTCGTCACGGCCACCCATCTTTTCAAATGCGCATGGGCGGGTGCGCCCGTGGCCAATATGACCAGCGCTTACGGGGGCATACGCTGGGAAAGCGGCATGAACCGCCAGTTCCAGTATGAGCATGGCCAGTCACGCCTGGGGGCTTCCATCTGGGACAAGCCGGAACTGTACCTGGAAAATTCCCCCCTCTTCCACCTGCCCAATGTAACTACCCCGCTCATGATCATGAGCAACGATGCGGATGGGGCAGTACCCTGGTACCAGGGCATTGAGCTCTTTACCGCCATGCGCAGGCTGGGCAAGCCGGTATGGCTGCTCAATTATAACGGGGAAGCCCACAACCTGGTACAGCGCCAGAATCGCAAGGATATCCAGCGCCGTGAGCAGCAGTTCTTTGACCATTTCCTGAAAGGCGCCCCCGCCCCGCAGTGGCTGGACAAGGGCGTACCCGCCACGGAAAAGGGCAGCAACTGGGGCTTTGACGTGAAATAA